Proteins from a genomic interval of Phaseolus vulgaris chloroplast, complete genome:
- the rpl36 gene encoding ribosomal protein L36 — MKINASVRKICEKCRLIRRRGRIIVICFNPKHKQRQG; from the coding sequence ATGAAAATAAATGCCTCGGTTCGTAAAATTTGTGAAAAATGTCGATTGATTCGAAGACGGGGACGAATTATAGTAATTTGTTTCAATCCAAAACATAAACAAAGACAAGGATAA
- the rps19 gene encoding ribosomal protein S19 gives MTRSLKKNPFVANHLLRKINKLNTKAEKDIILTWSRASTIIPTMIGHTIAIHNGKEHLPIYITDRMVGHKLGEFSPTLNFRGHAKNDNRSRR, from the coding sequence GTGACGCGTTCACTAAAAAAAAATCCTTTTGTAGCGAATCATTTATTAAGAAAAATAAATAAGCTTAACACAAAAGCGGAAAAAGATATAATATTAACTTGGTCCAGAGCATCTACCATTATACCTACAATGATTGGCCATACCATTGCTATCCATAATGGAAAAGAACATTTACCTATTTATATAACAGATCGTATGGTAGGCCATAAATTAGGAGAATTTTCACCTACTCTAAACTTCCGAGGACATGCGAAAAATGATAATAGATCTCGTCGTTAA
- the ycf2 gene encoding Ycf2 (hypothetical protein RF2), whose product MKGHQFKSWIFELREILKEIKNSRYFLDSWTQFNSAGFLIHIFFHQESFIKLLDSRIWSILLSRNSQGSTSNRYFTIKYVVLFVVAVLIYRINNRKMVERKNPYLTRLLPIPMNSIGPKNDTLEESSESSNINRLIVPLLYLPKGKKISESSFLDPKESTRVLPITKKYIMPEFNWGSRWWRNWIGKKSYSSCKISNETIAGIEISFKEKDIKYLEFLFVYYMDDPIRKDHDWEFFDRLSPRKRRNIINLNSGQLFEILVKDWIYYLMFAFREKIPKEVEGFFKQQGTGSIIQSNDIEHVSHLFLRNKRAISLQNCAQFHMWQFRQDLFVSWGKSPHESDFLRNMSQENWIWLDNVWLGNKDRFFSKVRNVSSNLQYDSTRSSFIQVTDSSQLKGSSDQSKDSFDSIRNEDSKYHTLINQREIQQLKERSILCWDPSFLQTERTEIESERFLKNLSGYSSMCRLFMEREKQMNNHLLPEEIEEFLGNPARATRSFFSDRWSELHLGSNPTDRSTRDQKLLKKEQKKHLALSRRSEKKEIVNLFKIIMYLQNTVSIHPISSYRGCDMVPKDELDSSNKISFLNKNPFWGFFHLFHDRNRGRYTLHHDFESEDLFQEMADLFTLSITEPDLVYHKEFDFSIDSSGLDQKHFLNELLNSRDESKKHSLLVLPPLFYEQNESFYRRIIKKWVQTSCGNNLEDPKPKIVVFASNNIMEAVNQYRLIRNLIQIQYSTHVYIRNVLNRFNCNFEYGIQRYQIGNDTLNHRTRMKYTINQHFSNLKKSQKKWFDPLILISRTERSMNWDPNAYRYKWSNGSKNFQEHLDYFISEQNSLQVVFDRLHINQYSIDWSEVIDKKDLSKSLCLFLSKLLLFLPKFLLFLSNSLPSFFFVSFGGISIHRSEIHIYELKGPNDPLCNQLLESIGLQIFHLKKRKPLLLDDQDTSQKSKFLINGGTISPFLFNKIPKWMIDSFHTRKNRRKSFDNTDSYFSMISHDPDNWLNPVKPFHRSSLIYYFYKANQLRFLNNQYHFCFYCNKRFPFYVEKARINNYDFTYGQFLKILFIRNKIFSFCDGQKKHAFLKRDTISPIELQVSNILIPNDFPQSGDEGYNFYKSFHFPIRYDPFVRGAIYSIADISGTPLTEGQIVHFEKTYCQPLSDMNIPDSEGKNLYQYLNFNSNMGWIHTPCSEKYLPSEKRKKRSSCLQKCLEKGQMYRTFQQDSVFSTLSKWNLFQTYIPWFLTSTGYKYLNFIFLDTFSDLLPILSSSQKFVSIFHDIMHGSDILWRIRQIPLCLPQWNLISEIPGNCFHNLLLSEEMTHRNNELLLISTHLRSLNVQEFFYSILFLLLVAGYLVRTHLLFVSRVYSELQTEFEKVKSLMIPSYMIELRKLLDRYPTSELNSFWLKNLFLVALEQLGDSLEEIRSFAFGGNMLWGGGPAYGVKSIRSKNKSWNLIDLISIIPNPINRIAFSRNTRHLSHPSKAIYSLIRKIKNVNGDWIDDQIESWVSNTDSIDDKEKEFLVQFSTLTTEKRIDQILLSLTHSDLLSKNNSGYQISEQPGAIYLRYLVDIHKKYLMIYEFNTSCLVERHIFLANYQTITYSQTLWGANSFHFPSHGKPFSLRLALPPPSRGILVIGSIGTGRSYLVKYLAKNSYVPFITVFLNKFLDNKPKGFLIDDSDDIDDSDDSDDIDRDLDIELELLTMMNTLTMDMMPEIDRFYITFHFELAKAMSPCIIWIPNIHDLDVNESNYLSLGLLVNYLSRDCERCSTRNILVIASTHIPQKVDPALIAPNQFNTCIKIRRLLIPQQRKHFFTLSYTRGFHLEKKMSHTNGFGSTTMGSNVRDLVALNNEALSISIIQKKSIIDTNIISSVLHRQTWDFRSQVRSVQDHGILFYQIGRAVSQNVLLSNCSIDPISIYMKKKSCDGGDSYLYKWYFELGTSMKKLTILLYLLSCSAGSVAQDLWSLPGPDEKNGITSYGLVENNSDLVHGLLEVEGALVGSSRTEKDCSQFDKDRVTLLLRSEPRNPLNRIQNGSYSIVDQRFLYEKYESEFEERGGVLDPQQIEEDFFNHIVWAPRIWRPWGFLFDCIERPNSLGFPYWARSFRDKRIIYDEEDELQENDSEFLQGGTMQYQTRDRSSKEQGFFRISQFIWDPADPLFFLFKDQPFVSVFSHRQFFTDEEMSRELLTSQTDLPTSIYKHWFIKNTQEKHFELLIHCQRWLRINSSSSKGFFPSNTLSESYQYLSNLFLSNEALLDQMTKTLLRKRWLFPDEIVVAICSNNESLVSLNHSKKKNR is encoded by the coding sequence ATGAAAGGACATCAATTCAAATCCTGGATTTTCGAATTGAGAGAGATATTGAAAGAAATCAAGAATTCTCGCTATTTCTTAGATTCATGGACCCAATTCAATTCAGCGGGATTTCTCATTCATATTTTTTTCCATCAAGAGAGTTTTATAAAACTCTTGGACTCCCGAATTTGGAGTATCCTACTTTCACGCAATTCACAGGGTTCAACAAGCAATCGATATTTCACGATCAAGTATGTAGTACTCTTTGTAGTAGCGGTCCTTATATATCGTATTAACAATCGAAAAATGGTCGAAAGAAAAAATCCCTATTTGACAAGGCTTCTTCCTATACCTATGAATTCCATTGGACCCAAAAATGATACATTGGAAGAATCATCTGAGTCTTCCAATATCAATAGGTTGATTGTTCCGCTCCTGTATCTTCCAAAAGGAAAAAAGATCTCTGAGAGTTCTTTCCTGGATCCGAAAGAGAGTACTCGGGTTCTCCCAATAACTAAAAAGTATATCATGCCTGAATTTAACTGGGGTTCGCGGTGGTGGAGGAACTGGATAGGAAAAAAGAGCTATTCTAGTTGTAAGATATCTAATGAAACCATCGCTGGAATTGAGATCTCATTCAAAGAGAAAGATATCAAATATCTGGAGTTCCTTTTTGTATATTATATGGATGATCCGATCCGTAAGGACCATGATTGGGAATTTTTTGATCGTCTTTCCCCGAGAAAGAGGCGAAACATAATCAACTTGAATTCGGGACAGCTATTCGAAATCTTAGTGAAAGACTGGATTTATTATCTCATGTTTGCTTTTCGTGAAAAAATACCAAAGGAAGTGGAGGGTTTCTTCAAACAACAAGGGACTGGGTCAATTATTCAATCAAATGATATTGAGCATGTTTCGCATCTCTTCTTGAGAAACAAGCGGGCTATTTCTTTGCAAAATTGTGCTCAATTTCATATGTGGCAATTCCGTCAAGATCTCTTCGTTAGTTGGGGGAAGAGTCCGCACGAATCGGATTTTTTGAGGAACATGTCACAAGAGAATTGGATTTGGTTAGACAATGTGTGGTTGGGAAACAAGGATCGGTTTTTTAGCAAGGTACGGAATGTATCATCAAATCTTCAATATGATTCCACGAGATCTAGTTTCATTCAAGTAACGGATTCTAGCCAATTGAAAGGATCTTCTGATCAATCCAAGGATTCTTTCGATTCCATTAGGAATGAGGATTCGAAATATCACACATTGATCAATCAAAGAGAGATTCAACAACTAAAAGAAAGATCGATTCTTTGTTGGGATCCTTCCTTTCTTCAAACGGAACGAACAGAGATAGAATCAGAGCGATTCCTTAAAAACCTTTCTGGATATTCCTCAATGTGCCGACTATTCATGGAACGTGAGAAGCAGATGAATAATCATCTGCTTCCGGAAGAAATCGAAGAATTTCTTGGGAATCCTGCAAGAGCCACTCGTTCTTTTTTCTCTGACAGATGGTCAGAACTTCATCTGGGTTCGAATCCTACTGATAGGTCTACTAGAGATCAGAAATTGTTGAAAAAAGAACAAAAGAAACATCTTGCTCTTTCCAGGCGATCGGAAAAGAAAGAAATAGTGAATTTATTCAAGATAATTATGTACTTACAAAATACCGTCTCAATTCATCCTATTTCATCCTATCGAGGATGTGATATGGTTCCAAAGGATGAATTGGACAGTTCCAATAAGATTTCATTCTTGAACAAAAATCCATTTTGGGGTTTCTTTCATCTATTCCATGACCGGAACAGGGGGAGATACACGTTACACCACGATTTTGAATCAGAAGATCTATTTCAAGAAATGGCAGATCTATTCACTCTATCAATAACCGAGCCGGATCTGGTGTATCATAAGGAATTTGATTTTTCTATTGATTCCTCCGGATTGGATCAAAAACATTTCTTGAATGAGTTATTGAACTCCAGGGATGAATCGAAAAAGCACTCTTTATTGGTTCTACCTCCTCTTTTTTATGAACAGAATGAATCTTTTTATCGAAGGATCATAAAAAAATGGGTCCAGACCTCTTGCGGGAATAATTTGGAAGATCCAAAACCTAAAATAGTTGTATTTGCTAGCAACAACATAATGGAGGCAGTCAATCAATATAGATTGATCCGAAATCTGATTCAAATCCAATATAGCACCCATGTTTACATAAGAAATGTATTGAATCGATTCAATTGCAACTTCGAATATGGAATTCAAAGGTATCAAATAGGAAATGATACTCTGAATCATCGAACTAGAATGAAATACACGATCAACCAACATTTCTCAAATTTGAAAAAGAGTCAGAAGAAATGGTTCGATCCTCTTATTTTGATTTCTCGAACGGAGAGATCTATGAATTGGGATCCTAATGCATATAGATACAAATGGTCCAATGGGAGCAAGAATTTCCAGGAACATTTGGACTATTTCATTTCTGAGCAGAATAGCCTTCAAGTAGTGTTCGATCGATTACATATTAATCAATATTCGATTGATTGGTCTGAGGTTATCGACAAAAAAGATTTGTCTAAGTCACTTTGTTTATTTTTGTCCAAGTTACTTCTTTTTTTGCCCAAGTTTCTTCTCTTTTTGTCTAACTCACTTCCTTCTTTTTTCTTTGTGAGTTTTGGGGGTATCTCCATTCATAGGTCCGAGATCCACATCTATGAATTGAAAGGTCCGAATGATCCACTCTGTAATCAGTTATTAGAATCAATAGGTCTTCAAATCTTTCATTTGAAAAAAAGGAAACCCTTATTATTGGATGACCAAGATACTTCCCAAAAATCGAAATTCTTGATCAATGGAGGAACAATATCACCATTTTTGTTCAATAAGATACCAAAGTGGATGATTGACTCATTCCATACTAGAAAGAATCGCAGGAAATCTTTTGATAACACAGATTCCTATTTCTCAATGATATCCCACGATCCAGACAATTGGCTGAATCCCGTGAAACCATTTCATAGAAGTTCATTGATATACTATTTTTATAAAGCAAATCAACTTCGATTCTTGAATAATCAATATCACTTCTGCTTCTATTGTAACAAAAGATTCCCTTTTTATGTGGAAAAGGCCCGTATCAATAATTATGATTTTACGTATGGACAATTCCTCAAAATCTTGTTCATTCGCAACAAAATCTTTTCTTTTTGCGATGGTCAAAAAAAACATGCTTTTTTGAAGAGAGATACTATTTCACCAATCGAGTTACAGGTATCTAACATATTGATACCTAACGATTTTCCGCAAAGTGGCGACGAAGGGTATAACTTCTACAAATCTTTCCATTTTCCAATTCGATACGATCCATTCGTTCGTGGAGCTATTTACTCGATCGCAGACATTTCTGGAACACCTCTAACAGAGGGACAAATAGTCCATTTTGAAAAAACTTATTGTCAACCTCTTTCAGATATGAATATACCTGATTCAGAAGGGAAGAACTTGTATCAGTATCTCAATTTCAATTCAAACATGGGTTGGATTCACACTCCATGTTCTGAGAAATATTTACCATCCGAAAAAAGGAAAAAACGGAGTTCTTGTCTACAAAAATGCCTTGAGAAAGGTCAGATGTATAGAACCTTTCAACAAGATAGTGTTTTTTCAACTCTCTCAAAATGGAATCTATTCCAAACATATATACCATGGTTCCTTACCTCGACGGGGTACAAATATCTAAATTTCATATTTTTAGATACTTTTTCAGACCTATTGCCGATACTAAGTAGCAGCCAAAAATTTGTATCCATTTTTCATGATATTATGCATGGGTCAGATATATTATGGCGAATTCGTCAGATTCCATTGTGTCTTCCACAATGGAATCTGATAAGTGAGATTCCGGGTAATTGTTTCCATAATCTTCTTCTGTCCGAAGAAATGACTCATCGAAATAATGAGTTACTATTGATATCGACACATCTGAGATCGCTAAATGTTCAGGAGTTCTTCTATTCAATCCTTTTCCTTCTCCTTGTTGCTGGATATCTCGTTCGTACACATCTTCTCTTTGTTTCTCGAGTCTATAGTGAGTTACAGACAGAGTTCGAAAAGGTAAAATCTTTGATGATTCCATCATACATGATTGAGTTGCGAAAACTTCTGGATAGGTATCCTACATCTGAACTGAATTCTTTCTGGTTAAAGAATCTCTTTCTAGTTGCTCTGGAACAATTAGGAGATTCTCTAGAAGAAATACGGAGTTTTGCTTTTGGTGGCAACATGCTATGGGGTGGTGGTCCCGCTTATGGGGTCAAATCCATACGTTCTAAGAATAAATCTTGGAATCTCATCGATCTCATAAGTATTATACCAAATCCCATCAATCGAATCGCTTTTTCGAGAAATACGAGACATCTAAGTCATCCAAGTAAAGCAATCTATTCCTTGATAAGAAAAATAAAAAACGTGAATGGTGATTGGATTGATGATCAAATAGAATCCTGGGTCTCGAACACTGATTCGATTGATGATAAAGAAAAAGAATTCTTGGTTCAGTTTTCTACCTTAACAACAGAAAAAAGGATTGATCAAATTCTATTGAGTCTTACTCATAGTGATCTTTTATCAAAGAATAACTCTGGTTATCAAATAAGTGAACAACCGGGAGCAATTTACTTACGATACTTAGTTGACATTCATAAAAAGTATCTAATGATTTATGAATTCAATACATCCTGTTTAGTAGAAAGACATATATTCCTTGCTAATTATCAGACAATTACTTATTCACAAACCTTGTGGGGGGCTAATAGTTTTCATTTCCCATCTCATGGAAAACCCTTTTCGCTCCGCTTAGCCCTACCTCCCCCTAGTAGGGGTATTTTAGTGATAGGTTCTATAGGAACTGGACGATCCTATTTGGTCAAATACCTAGCGAAAAACTCCTATGTTCCTTTCATTACAGTATTTCTGAACAAGTTCCTGGATAACAAGCCTAAGGGTTTTCTTATTGATGATAGTGACGATATTGATGATAGTGACGATAGTGACGATATCGACCGTGACCTTGATATAGAGCTGGAGCTTCTAACTATGATGAATACGCTAACTATGGATATGATGCCAGAAATAGACCGATTTTATATCACCTTTCACTTCGAATTAGCAAAAGCAATGTCTCCTTGCATAATATGGATTCCTAACATTCATGATCTGGATGTGAATGAGTCGAATTACTTATCCCTCGGTCTTTTAGTGAACTATCTCTCCAGGGATTGTGAAAGATGTTCCACTAGAAATATTCTTGTTATTGCTTCGACTCATATTCCCCAAAAAGTAGATCCAGCTCTAATAGCTCCGAATCAATTCAATACATGCATTAAGATACGAAGGCTTCTTATTCCACAACAACGAAAACACTTTTTCACTCTTTCATATACTAGGGGATTTCACTTGGAAAAGAAAATGTCCCATACTAATGGATTCGGGTCCACAACGATGGGTTCAAATGTACGAGATCTTGTAGCACTTAACAATGAGGCCCTATCGATTAGTATTATACAAAAAAAATCCATCATAGACACTAATATAATTAGCTCTGTTCTTCATAGACAAACTTGGGATTTCCGATCTCAGGTAAGATCGGTTCAGGATCATGGGATCCTTTTCTATCAGATAGGAAGGGCTGTTTCACAAAATGTACTTCTAAGTAATTGCTCCATAGATCCTATCTCTATCTATATGAAGAAGAAATCATGTGACGGGGGGGATTCTTATTTGTACAAATGGTACTTCGAACTTGGAACGAGTATGAAGAAATTAACGATACTTCTTTACCTTTTGAGTTGTTCTGCCGGATCGGTCGCTCAAGACCTTTGGTCTCTACCCGGACCTGATGAAAAAAATGGGATCACATCTTATGGACTCGTTGAGAATAATTCTGATCTAGTTCATGGCCTATTAGAAGTAGAAGGCGCTCTGGTGGGATCCTCACGTACAGAAAAAGATTGCAGTCAGTTTGATAAGGATCGAGTGACATTGCTTCTTCGGTCCGAACCAAGGAATCCCTTAAATAGGATTCAAAATGGATCTTATTCTATCGTTGATCAGAGATTTCTCTATGAAAAATATGAATCGGAGTTTGAAGAACGGGGAGGAGTCCTCGACCCGCAACAGATAGAGGAGGATTTTTTCAATCACATCGTTTGGGCTCCTAGAATATGGCGCCCTTGGGGCTTTCTATTTGATTGTATTGAAAGGCCCAATTCATTGGGATTTCCCTATTGGGCCAGGTCATTTCGGGACAAGCGGATCATTTATGATGAAGAGGATGAGCTTCAAGAGAATGATTCAGAGTTCTTGCAGGGTGGAACCATGCAGTACCAGACACGAGATAGATCTTCCAAAGAACAGGGCTTTTTTCGAATAAGCCAATTCATTTGGGACCCCGCGGATCCACTCTTTTTCCTATTCAAAGATCAGCCTTTTGTCTCTGTGTTTTCACATCGACAATTCTTTACAGATGAAGAGATGTCAAGGGAACTTCTTACTTCCCAAACAGATCTTCCTACATCTATATATAAACACTGGTTTATCAAGAATACGCAAGAAAAGCATTTTGAATTGTTGATTCATTGCCAGAGATGGCTTAGAATCAATAGTTCATCATCTAAAGGATTTTTCCCTTCTAATACTCTATCTGAGAGTTATCAATATTTATCAAATCTGTTCCTATCTAACGAAGCGCTATTGGATCAAATGACAAAGACATTGTTGAGAAAAAGATGGCTTTTCCCAGATGAGATAGT
- the rpl23 gene encoding ribosomal protein L23: protein MNGIKYAVFTDKSIRLLGKNQYTFNVESGSTRTEIKHWVELFFDVKVIAMNSHRLPVKGRRVRPIMGHTMHYRRIIITLQPGYSIPPLRKKRT from the coding sequence ATGAATGGAATAAAATATGCAGTATTTACAGACAAAAGTATTCGGTTATTGGGGAAAAATCAATATACTTTTAATGTCGAATCGGGATCAACTAGGACAGAAATAAAGCATTGGGTCGAACTCTTCTTTGATGTCAAAGTAATAGCTATGAATAGTCATCGACTCCCGGTAAAGGGTAGAAGAGTACGACCTATTATGGGACATACAATGCATTACAGACGTATAATCATTACGCTTCAACCGGGTTATTCTATTCCACCTCTTAGAAAGAAAAGAACTTAA
- the rps8 gene encoding ribosomal protein S8, translating into MGKDTIANIITYIRNADINKKGMVQLPFTNITEKIVKILLREGFVENIRKHRENDKSFLVLTLRYRRNRKESYKSFLNLKRISTPGLRIYYNYKKIPRILGGMGIVILSTSRGIMTDREARLEKIGGEVLCYIW; encoded by the coding sequence ATGGGGAAGGACACTATCGCCAACATAATAACCTATATACGAAATGCTGACATTAATAAAAAAGGAATGGTTCAATTACCTTTTACTAACATTACTGAAAAAATTGTAAAAATACTTTTACGAGAGGGTTTTGTTGAAAACATCAGAAAACATAGAGAAAACGACAAATCTTTTTTAGTTTTAACTCTACGGTATAGAAGAAATAGAAAAGAATCGTATAAAAGTTTTTTAAATTTAAAACGAATAAGTACACCCGGTCTACGAATATATTACAATTATAAAAAAATCCCTCGAATTTTAGGGGGCATGGGGATTGTCATTCTTTCCACTTCTAGAGGTATAATGACAGATCGAGAGGCTCGATTAGAAAAAATTGGCGGCGAAGTTTTATGTTATATATGGTAA
- the rpl2 gene encoding ribosomal protein L2, giving the protein MAIHLYKTSTPSTRNGAVDSQVKSNPRNHLIYGQHRCGKGRNARGIITAGHRGGGHKRLYRQIDFRRNEKNIYGRIVTIEYDPNRNASICLIHYGDGEKKYILHPRGAIIGDTIVSGTEVPIKMGNALPLTDMPLGTAIHNIEITLGKGGQLARAAGAVAKLIAKEGKSATLKLPSGEVRLISKNCSATVGQVGNVGVNQKNLGRAGSKCWLGKRPIVRGVVMNPVDHPHGGGEGRAPIGRKKPATPWGFPALGRRSRKRKKYSDNLILRRRTK; this is encoded by the exons ATGGCGATACATTTATACAAAACTTCTACCCCAAGCACACGCAATGGAGCCGTAGACAGTCAAGTAAAATCCAATCCACGAAATCATTTGATCTATGGACAGCATCGTTGTGGTAAAGGCCGTAATGCCAGAGGAATAATTACCGCAGGGCATAGAGGGGGAGGTCATAAGCGTCTATACCGTCAAATTGATTTTCGACGGAATGAAAAAAACATATATGGTAGAATCGTAACCATAGAATATGACCCTAATCGAAATGCATCCATTTGTCTCATACACTATGGGGATGGTGAGAAAAAATATATTTTACACCCCAGAGGGGCTATAATTGGAGATACCATTGTTTCTGGTACAGAAGTTCCTATAAAAATGGGAAATGCCCTACCTTTG ACCGATATGCCCTTAGGCACGGCCATACATAACATAGAAATCACACTCGGAAAGGGTGGACAATTAGCTAGAGCAGCTGGTGCTGTAGCGAAACTAATTGCAAAAGAGGGGAAATCGGCCACATTAAAATTACCTTCTGGGGAGGTCCGTTTGATATCCAAAAACTGCTCGGCAACAGTTGGACAAGTGGGAAATGTTGGGGTAAACCAGAAAAATTTAGGTAGAGCCGGATCTAAATGTTGGCTAGGTAAACGTCCTATAGTAAGAGGAGTAGTTATGAACCCTGTAGACCATCCGCATGGGGGTGGTGAAGGGAGGGCCCCAATTGGTAGAAAAAAACCCGCAACTCCTTGGGGTTTTCCTGCACTTGGAAGAAGAAGTAGAAAAAGGAAGAAATATAGTGATAATTTGATTCTTCGTCGTCGTACTAAATAG